From the genome of Armatimonadota bacterium, one region includes:
- a CDS encoding GerMN domain-containing protein — translation MSRRVRAGVAAALAAIVGAGVVWWWLARSETTVAVYFIRASDGGDTLQDVSRRVRGRSAHARLRGALQALLSGPTADERARGLTTAIPSGTRLRGLRIEDGMVVVDLSGEVASGGGTASMLGRLWQIVYTATQIPTVPRVRLLIDGQAREALGGEGVLIDRPLSRPPSLPEF, via the coding sequence ATGAGTCGGCGCGTCCGGGCGGGGGTGGCCGCGGCGCTGGCCGCCATCGTCGGGGCCGGGGTCGTATGGTGGTGGCTGGCGCGGTCGGAGACCACGGTGGCCGTGTACTTCATCCGCGCCAGCGACGGCGGCGACACCCTCCAGGACGTGTCCCGGCGGGTGCGGGGGCGGAGCGCCCACGCCCGCCTGCGGGGCGCCCTACAGGCCCTCCTGTCCGGCCCCACCGCCGACGAGCGGGCCCGGGGCCTGACCACGGCGATCCCGTCCGGCACGCGCCTGCGCGGCCTGCGGATCGAGGATGGCATGGTCGTGGTGGATCTCAGCGGCGAGGTGGCCTCCGGGGGCGGCACCGCCAGCATGCTGGGCCGGCTGTGGCAGATCGTCTACACCGCCACCCAGATCCCCACGGTCCCGAGGGTGCGGCTGCTGATCGACGGCCAGGCGCGCGAGGCCCTGGGCGGAGAGGGGGTGCTGATCGACCGGCCGCTGTCCCGGCCGCCGTCGCTGCCCGAATTCTAA
- a CDS encoding MoaD/ThiS family protein, which produces MATVRIPTPLRRLVSDQRVVEAHGATVADLVDDLERRFPGLKARLVDGDGRIHSFVTIFVNDQDVRLLQGLQTPLDDDAEVSIIPAMAGGEGTPRRSGIGDRT; this is translated from the coding sequence ATGGCGACGGTGCGGATTCCGACACCTCTGCGCCGGCTGGTCAGCGACCAGCGGGTGGTGGAGGCCCATGGGGCCACGGTGGCCGACCTGGTGGACGATCTGGAGCGCCGGTTTCCGGGACTGAAGGCACGCCTAGTGGATGGCGACGGACGCATCCACAGCTTTGTCACCATCTTCGTCAACGACCAGGACGTCCGCCTTCTGCAGGGCCTGCAGACTCCCCTCGACGACGACGCGGAGGTCTCCATCATCCCGGCCATGGCCGGCGGCGAGGGCACGCCGCGGAGATCCGGGATCGGCGATCGGACCTGA